From a single Paenibacillus sp. FSL W8-0426 genomic region:
- a CDS encoding NTP transferase domain-containing protein, producing MKLTGIVLAAGRSSRLGRDKLAVTMPGGRSLAAWTLEAALGSSALANVVCVVKPEDDLRWVPSEWMGEANARNSSASVRIRQTKLQLTACTDDREGMANSLRCGIQAAMQTRPEGVVILLADQPLLQSRHIDLVARVLAEDPLLDYSAAMDDTPGDFGKPPIAFRCHMMERLLLLHGDEGARTVLREPCYKGGQVILPDFAFWDADTEPQLARIIDFAERAQVK from the coding sequence GTGAAACTGACAGGGATCGTGCTCGCGGCCGGTCGGAGCAGCCGACTGGGGCGTGACAAGTTGGCCGTTACGATGCCCGGGGGCAGAAGTCTTGCGGCTTGGACATTGGAGGCCGCTCTAGGCTCATCAGCCTTGGCGAACGTGGTTTGCGTGGTGAAGCCTGAGGATGATTTACGGTGGGTGCCTTCGGAATGGATGGGCGAGGCAAATGCACGTAATAGCAGCGCTTCTGTCCGTATTCGGCAGACGAAGCTGCAGCTCACGGCATGTACCGATGATCGCGAAGGCATGGCCAACTCGCTGCGTTGCGGCATCCAGGCTGCGATGCAGACCCGCCCGGAAGGTGTCGTGATTTTGCTCGCGGACCAGCCCTTGCTGCAATCCCGGCACATCGACCTTGTAGCACGTGTTCTGGCGGAAGATCCCTTACTGGATTACTCGGCAGCGATGGACGACACTCCCGGAGATTTCGGCAAACCGCCGATCGCGTTCCGGTGTCACATGATGGAACGGCTGCTGCTGCTTCATGGGGACGAAGGGGCGCGAACGGTATTGCGTGAGCCATGTTATAAGGGCGGTCAGGTGATCCTGCCAGACTTTGCCTTTTGGGATGCCGATACGGAGCCGCAGCTGGCGCGCATTATCGATTTCGCGGAACGTGCGCAAGTGAAGTGA
- a CDS encoding Gfo/Idh/MocA family oxidoreductase — protein MDKMKVGIIGCGKISGIYMENCHRFEVLELAAVADIDRKRAEEQAAAYQVPKVYSVEEILADPEIELIINLTIPAVHADVCLKALEAGKHVYVEKPLAVTREEGQAVLELAREKGLLVGCAPETFFGSGIQTSLKLVEDGVIGKPMSATAFMMSRGHEHWHPDPEFYYASGGGPMFDMGPYYLTALVQLLGPISKIAGMTGKAMDQRTISSEKKRGQTIQVDIPTHVTGLLQFEQGAIGTLITSFDVFGGSALPPIEVYGTHGTLQVPDPNTFGGPVRYRLTGEQEWTEVPLLPGYQENTRGIGVADMAYAARSGRAHRASGELAYHVLEAMWAFHDSSDTGTFYEMKSTCKRPAALPENLPLYTLDQ, from the coding sequence ATGGACAAAATGAAAGTCGGCATTATTGGTTGCGGCAAAATCAGCGGCATCTACATGGAAAACTGCCACCGATTCGAGGTGCTCGAGCTTGCAGCCGTAGCGGATATCGACCGGAAGCGCGCGGAGGAACAGGCTGCTGCCTATCAGGTTCCGAAAGTATATTCGGTGGAAGAGATTTTGGCGGATCCCGAAATCGAACTGATCATCAACCTGACGATCCCCGCCGTACATGCGGATGTCTGCTTGAAGGCGCTTGAAGCAGGCAAACACGTCTACGTCGAAAAACCCCTTGCCGTTACCCGCGAAGAAGGTCAAGCCGTGCTGGAGCTTGCCCGCGAAAAGGGCTTGCTGGTCGGCTGCGCACCCGAAACGTTCTTCGGTTCCGGCATTCAGACATCGCTGAAACTCGTCGAAGACGGGGTAATTGGCAAGCCGATGTCTGCGACCGCTTTTATGATGAGCCGCGGCCACGAGCACTGGCATCCGGATCCGGAGTTTTACTATGCATCCGGCGGCGGCCCGATGTTCGACATGGGTCCTTATTATTTGACGGCACTGGTGCAGCTGCTCGGACCGATCTCCAAAATTGCGGGCATGACGGGCAAGGCCATGGACCAACGCACCATTAGCAGCGAGAAAAAGCGGGGCCAAACGATCCAAGTGGACATTCCGACGCACGTAACCGGTCTGCTGCAATTCGAGCAAGGGGCGATCGGCACGCTCATCACGAGCTTTGACGTATTTGGCGGAAGCGCACTGCCTCCGATCGAGGTTTATGGAACGCATGGCACGCTGCAAGTTCCCGATCCGAACACCTTCGGCGGTCCGGTCCGGTATCGCTTGACGGGCGAGCAGGAGTGGACCGAGGTTCCGCTGCTTCCCGGCTATCAGGAAAACACGCGCGGAATCGGCGTTGCGGATATGGCATACGCTGCGCGCAGCGGCCGCGCTCATCGGGCAAGCGGGGAATTGGCATACCATGTGCTTGAAGCCATGTGGGCCTTCCATGACTCCTCCGATACCGGAACGTTCTACGAGATGAAGAGCACCTGCAAACGTCCGGCGGCGCTGCCGGAGAACTTGCCGTTGTACACGCTGGATCAATAA
- a CDS encoding LacI family DNA-binding transcriptional regulator, with translation MATRKEVADLAGVSEATVSRVLNGVGPIKEETRRKVLAASKKLGYVPSALASRFARSKSGNLGVVLPYVPKAHLFSAYFFSEMLSGIGSKARDNGMDLLVLFRTADEVMDYADLFRRHKVDACVILGAQDDPSELAALRELHNEGHPFCVMNQHFAGESFMEVDADHVEGSRLAIRHLADQGYRKIAFLNGPDRYSNSQERLQGVRIGLAEAGLGAEPHLLLQGNYSRRSGMEAAAAIANRIGEIDAVFAANDRMAIGVMHGLRERGIAIGDFPAFVGYDDSDAAEMAVPPLTSVRVPFYEMGELAAAKLIRHSLGESDYTEDESSAFNPARQLLPTKLIIRASSERKA, from the coding sequence ATGGCTACGCGAAAAGAGGTCGCGGACCTTGCAGGCGTGTCCGAAGCCACCGTATCCCGCGTGCTTAACGGGGTAGGCCCCATCAAGGAAGAAACGCGCCGCAAAGTGCTTGCAGCTTCCAAAAAGTTGGGATACGTACCGAGCGCGCTCGCCAGCCGTTTCGCACGCAGCAAAAGCGGAAATCTGGGCGTTGTGTTGCCGTACGTTCCAAAGGCCCATCTATTTTCGGCCTATTTCTTCTCGGAAATGCTAAGCGGCATCGGCAGCAAGGCCAGGGACAACGGCATGGACTTGCTCGTTCTGTTCAGAACGGCGGACGAAGTGATGGACTATGCGGATCTGTTTCGCCGCCATAAGGTGGACGCTTGCGTCATTCTAGGGGCGCAAGATGACCCGAGTGAACTGGCGGCCCTGCGGGAACTGCATAATGAAGGGCATCCGTTCTGCGTGATGAACCAGCATTTTGCCGGCGAATCGTTCATGGAAGTGGATGCGGATCATGTGGAGGGCAGCAGGCTGGCCATCAGGCATCTTGCGGATCAAGGCTATCGCAAAATCGCGTTCCTCAACGGTCCTGACCGTTATTCCAACAGCCAGGAGCGCCTGCAGGGGGTTCGTATCGGCTTGGCGGAGGCTGGGCTGGGAGCTGAACCGCATCTTCTCCTGCAGGGCAATTACAGCCGCAGGAGCGGCATGGAGGCTGCCGCAGCCATTGCGAATCGGATCGGCGAGATCGATGCGGTGTTCGCAGCCAATGACCGGATGGCAATTGGCGTCATGCATGGCCTGCGCGAGCGCGGCATAGCTATAGGCGATTTCCCGGCATTCGTCGGTTACGACGACTCCGACGCAGCAGAGATGGCGGTTCCGCCGCTAACCAGCGTAAGGGTTCCTTTTTACGAAATGGGCGAGCTGGCCGCCGCAAAGCTGATTCGCCACTCGCTTGGCGAAAGCGATTACACGGAAGATGAAAGCTCGGCGTTCAACCCGGCAAGGCAGCTGCTGCCGACGAAGCTCATCATCCGGGCGTCTTCGGAACGTAAAGCTTAA
- a CDS encoding ThuA domain-containing protein: MSKALIVWGGWDGHEPEQVAAIFERILKEEGFEVEVSNTLDSYADAQKLLDLDLIVPLWTMGQIEQELVNNVSAAVQSGVGLAGCHGGMCDAFRNNVDWQFMTGGQWVAHPGNDGVEYTVNMKRGSSPLLDHIEDFEVKSEQYYLHVDPAVEVLATTRFPIVNGPHAANGPVDMPVVWTKRWGAGRVFYNSLGHHADIVDMKPVSEMMRSGFKWAAAGKAVAKERNVASTEAYTGMADNQTV; this comes from the coding sequence ATGAGCAAAGCTTTGATCGTATGGGGTGGCTGGGATGGTCACGAACCGGAACAGGTAGCGGCTATTTTTGAACGCATTTTGAAGGAAGAAGGATTTGAGGTAGAGGTATCCAACACGCTGGACTCCTACGCCGATGCACAGAAACTGCTTGACCTGGATCTGATCGTTCCGTTGTGGACGATGGGGCAGATTGAACAAGAGCTGGTCAATAACGTATCCGCGGCCGTACAGAGCGGGGTCGGTCTTGCAGGCTGCCACGGCGGCATGTGCGACGCGTTCCGCAACAACGTTGATTGGCAGTTCATGACGGGTGGACAATGGGTTGCCCATCCCGGCAACGATGGCGTCGAGTACACGGTGAACATGAAGCGCGGGTCAAGCCCGCTCCTGGATCATATCGAAGACTTCGAAGTCAAAAGCGAGCAATATTACCTGCATGTCGATCCTGCGGTGGAAGTATTGGCAACAACCCGCTTCCCGATCGTTAACGGTCCTCATGCGGCGAACGGTCCTGTCGACATGCCTGTTGTCTGGACGAAGCGCTGGGGAGCCGGCCGCGTGTTCTACAACTCGCTCGGACACCATGCCGACATCGTGGACATGAAACCCGTGTCCGAAATGATGCGCAGCGGTTTCAAATGGGCGGCGGCAGGCAAAGCCGTGGCCAAAGAACGGAATGTTGCGAGCACGGAAGCATACACAGGCATGGCGGATAATCAAACGGTATAA
- a CDS encoding (2Fe-2S)-binding protein: protein MKEPRGTEWNAIVNGETKQLHVDPSTRLVDVLRNELKLTGTKVSCEIGRCGACMVLVEDVPVNSCLVMAYQCADKAITTIEGLHGEGKEDLHPIQRAFVEEGGFQCGYCTPGMIISAKALLDANPQPTQEQIETALCGNLCRCTGYGGILRAVSKAREFYPTECSTSAGSQGNASKSG, encoded by the coding sequence ATGAAAGAACCACGAGGAACCGAGTGGAACGCCATCGTAAATGGTGAGACAAAGCAACTGCACGTGGATCCGTCGACTCGCCTTGTAGATGTGCTGCGAAACGAGCTGAAGCTGACGGGAACCAAAGTATCGTGCGAAATCGGGCGTTGCGGGGCATGCATGGTGCTGGTCGAAGATGTTCCCGTCAATTCGTGCCTCGTCATGGCCTATCAATGTGCAGACAAGGCCATCACCACTATAGAAGGCCTGCACGGCGAAGGGAAGGAGGATCTTCACCCCATCCAGCGTGCTTTTGTCGAGGAAGGCGGGTTTCAATGCGGATATTGCACTCCCGGCATGATCATTTCCGCCAAGGCGTTATTGGATGCGAATCCGCAGCCGACTCAAGAACAGATTGAAACGGCACTGTGCGGCAATCTATGCCGGTGCACCGGATATGGGGGTATATTGAGAGCAGTGAGCAAGGCTCGAGAATTCTACCCTACCGAGTGTTCAACATCCGCCGGTTCCCAAGGGAATGCTTCCAAATCAGGATGA
- the glpX gene encoding class II fructose-bisphosphatase gives MERELALEIVRVTELAALASAPWMGRGDKNSADEAATLAMRAMFDSVSIRGTVVIGEGEMDEAPMLYIGEEVGNAEGPEVDVAVDPLEGTEIVAKGLNNALSVIAVAGKGNLLHAPDMYMEKLSVGPELVGKVSIEDPIELTLEKAAAALNKNISDLTVMILDRTRHESTIKTLRRVGVRIKFLSDGDVAGAMAPAFPEAGIDLYVGSGGAPEGVLAAAALSCLGGEIQGRLMPANADEFQRCLQMGIDNPYKVLTMEDMIGTEDVIFAATGVTPGEILGGVRYLADDRAETYSIVMRAKTKTIRFIRSMHFLPNKEVLHKVRQLQSKPKPADRIPKVFEQAEFSQSSADAGVTGVSG, from the coding sequence ATGGAACGCGAACTGGCGTTGGAAATTGTCAGAGTAACAGAATTGGCAGCATTGGCTTCTGCCCCATGGATGGGTAGGGGAGACAAGAACAGTGCAGATGAAGCGGCTACTTTGGCCATGCGCGCCATGTTCGATTCCGTGTCCATTCGCGGCACGGTAGTAATCGGTGAGGGAGAAATGGATGAAGCGCCCATGCTGTACATCGGCGAAGAAGTCGGCAATGCCGAAGGGCCTGAGGTGGATGTGGCTGTTGACCCGCTCGAAGGCACCGAAATTGTCGCCAAGGGGCTGAACAACGCTTTATCGGTTATTGCAGTGGCGGGAAAAGGAAATTTGCTGCACGCCCCGGACATGTATATGGAGAAACTCTCCGTGGGGCCTGAATTGGTAGGTAAAGTCAGCATTGAAGATCCGATTGAATTGACGCTTGAAAAGGCGGCTGCCGCTCTGAACAAAAACATTTCGGACTTAACGGTCATGATCCTGGACCGCACAAGACATGAAAGCACGATCAAAACGCTGCGCAGAGTGGGCGTGCGCATCAAATTCCTCAGCGACGGCGACGTGGCAGGAGCGATGGCGCCGGCATTTCCTGAAGCAGGCATCGACCTGTATGTTGGATCAGGGGGAGCGCCGGAGGGGGTTCTGGCAGCTGCGGCATTATCTTGCCTCGGAGGAGAAATACAGGGCAGATTGATGCCTGCCAATGCGGACGAATTCCAACGCTGCTTGCAGATGGGAATCGATAATCCATACAAGGTGCTGACGATGGAAGACATGATCGGCACGGAAGACGTCATTTTCGCCGCGACGGGCGTAACCCCCGGCGAAATTCTGGGAGGCGTCCGATATCTTGCGGATGATCGGGCAGAGACCTATTCGATCGTAATGCGGGCCAAAACCAAAACAATCCGCTTCATTCGCTCCATGCATTTCCTTCCCAATAAAGAAGTGCTTCATAAAGTCAGACAGCTGCAGTCCAAACCGAAGCCCGCGGATCGCATTCCGAAAGTGTTCGAACAGGCCGAATTCAGCCAGTCTTCCGCCGATGCCGGAGTAACGGGAGTAAGCGGTTAG
- the pucD gene encoding xanthine dehydrogenase subunit D has product MLIHRENSGKRWHLRPDGAGKVTGQLQYLTDMSLPDMVYGRVLRSPYPYARILSIHTEEAESMEGVHAVLTAKDVPGLNRFGIATPDQPVFCEDVVRYVGDAVAAVAADTPERAALALEAIRVSYEELVPLDSTDAALAPEAPELHEHGPGNVLHRTEIKRGNVEEAFAACEHVVTETYYTPRQMHAYMETEGGLFVPERDGRLHVYAATQHGYKDRMQLARIIGCSEEDIRVVSSPIGGSFGGKDELNVQPYGALLALRCGRPVKMHNSRKESVRAGLKRHPMKIEMQTGISPEGMILAHKVRITADTGAYATLGAPVLNFATEHCLGPYAIPNVDVEGVSVYTNNGVSGEFRGFGGNQAIFAMEGQMDRLAAIMNMDPWEFRRRNLRAKTDPGPLNQRILVTDGLAQVWEAMDRSELWQKRLRPQAAANLPPWIKRGVGAAIAMHGAGLGYGIPDPAGGRLSLNASGRIEAAFGYEEFGQGLVATLEIMLCDLFQCSRSDLSIIIGDTDKVPHSGSSTASRSTTMAWMALQRLQVPFRARVLEAASGLSGIPKDELATGPGGVWRAKDLACMEDGSEAEKPETEFPEITRNEDKVRVGTRSGGPAAIVSYQALVQQGEPEDWVFDTHFEYPTTPDNVVGGHYLYTYAAVAAEVEVNTLTGEARLLDTRHVVAAGPVINPMGFLGQIEGGSVMALGFTLTEDAVMKDSRYVTTNLDTYLIPTIRDIHASLEVEAIEDLPEGDPYGPRGIGEIGSVALAPAITAAIHQATGEWLTRLPVSREQLMRPLDVPLEEGVSHG; this is encoded by the coding sequence ATGCTGATTCATCGGGAAAACAGCGGCAAACGATGGCATCTTCGACCTGACGGGGCGGGCAAAGTAACGGGGCAGCTTCAATATCTGACCGATATGTCGCTGCCGGACATGGTATATGGAAGGGTTTTGCGCAGCCCGTACCCTTATGCTCGGATATTGTCCATTCATACAGAAGAAGCCGAGTCCATGGAAGGCGTTCATGCGGTGCTGACGGCCAAGGACGTCCCGGGATTAAATCGCTTCGGAATCGCCACGCCTGACCAACCCGTGTTCTGCGAAGATGTCGTTCGTTATGTCGGCGACGCCGTTGCCGCCGTCGCCGCGGATACGCCCGAACGCGCAGCGCTTGCGCTGGAAGCGATCCGGGTGAGCTATGAAGAGCTCGTCCCTCTCGATAGCACGGATGCCGCCTTGGCGCCTGAAGCCCCGGAGCTGCATGAGCACGGACCGGGCAATGTGCTCCATCGAACCGAGATCAAACGCGGCAACGTGGAGGAAGCTTTTGCCGCATGCGAGCATGTGGTGACCGAAACATACTACACGCCAAGGCAAATGCATGCGTACATGGAGACGGAAGGCGGGCTTTTCGTTCCGGAACGGGATGGAAGGCTTCATGTGTACGCGGCAACGCAGCATGGTTATAAAGACCGAATGCAATTGGCCCGCATTATCGGCTGTTCGGAAGAAGATATCCGGGTCGTATCATCTCCGATCGGCGGATCGTTCGGCGGCAAGGACGAACTCAACGTACAGCCGTACGGCGCATTGTTGGCATTACGTTGCGGACGTCCGGTCAAAATGCACAACTCCCGTAAGGAATCGGTTCGGGCGGGATTGAAGCGGCATCCGATGAAAATCGAAATGCAAACAGGCATCAGCCCCGAAGGCATGATACTGGCCCATAAAGTCCGCATTACCGCGGATACCGGAGCCTATGCCACCTTGGGAGCACCGGTGCTTAATTTTGCCACGGAACATTGCCTCGGTCCTTATGCGATCCCGAACGTGGACGTGGAGGGCGTCTCGGTATACACCAACAATGGCGTATCGGGCGAGTTCCGCGGATTCGGAGGGAATCAGGCGATCTTTGCGATGGAGGGCCAGATGGATCGTCTTGCCGCAATCATGAACATGGATCCGTGGGAATTCCGCAGACGGAACCTGAGGGCCAAAACCGATCCGGGACCGCTCAACCAGCGCATTCTCGTCACGGATGGGTTGGCGCAGGTATGGGAAGCCATGGACCGTTCGGAGCTATGGCAAAAGCGCCTGCGTCCTCAAGCGGCTGCAAATCTGCCGCCATGGATCAAACGGGGCGTTGGCGCGGCCATCGCCATGCACGGCGCAGGGCTGGGCTACGGCATTCCCGATCCCGCAGGGGGCCGCTTGTCGCTGAACGCGTCGGGACGGATCGAAGCCGCGTTCGGCTACGAAGAATTCGGGCAAGGCCTCGTGGCGACGCTGGAAATTATGCTGTGCGATCTGTTCCAATGCAGCCGATCCGACCTCAGCATCATCATCGGCGATACCGACAAGGTTCCGCACAGCGGTTCGAGCACGGCCTCGCGCTCGACCACGATGGCCTGGATGGCTTTGCAGCGGCTTCAGGTTCCCTTTCGCGCCAGAGTACTTGAGGCAGCGTCAGGCTTGTCGGGAATCCCGAAAGATGAACTGGCGACCGGGCCGGGAGGCGTATGGCGCGCGAAAGATCTGGCCTGCATGGAGGATGGGAGCGAAGCTGAAAAGCCGGAAACAGAGTTTCCGGAGATAACGAGAAATGAAGATAAAGTGCGAGTTGGCACAAGGTCGGGTGGACCTGCTGCCATCGTGTCATATCAAGCATTGGTTCAGCAGGGCGAACCCGAGGATTGGGTATTCGATACGCATTTTGAGTACCCGACTACCCCGGACAACGTTGTCGGCGGGCACTATCTTTATACGTATGCCGCAGTGGCTGCCGAGGTGGAGGTCAATACGTTAACGGGTGAAGCCAGGCTGCTGGATACGCGCCATGTGGTTGCCGCAGGGCCTGTCATCAACCCGATGGGTTTCTTGGGACAGATCGAAGGCGGCAGCGTGATGGCGCTTGGCTTTACCCTGACGGAAGATGCAGTGATGAAAGATTCCCGCTACGTAACCACGAATCTCGATACGTACCTGATTCCAACCATTCGCGATATCCATGCGTCCTTGGAAGTGGAAGCGATCGAGGATTTGCCGGAAGGGGACCCGTACGGTCCTCGGGGCATCGGCGAGATCGGATCGGTTGCGTTGGCGCCGGCCATCACGGCAGCAATCCATCAAGCTACAGGCGAATGGTTGACCCGGCTGCCGGTTTCACGCGAGCAATTGATGAGGCCGCTGGATGTACCGCTTGAGGAAGGAGTGAGTCATGGATGA
- a CDS encoding Gfo/Idh/MocA family oxidoreductase: MSKRLRVGMVGYKFMGKAHSNAYRALPMFFPSAPLQPEMSVICGRSEQGVQAAAQQFGWAESVTDWRELVKRDDIDLIDINAPSDAHKEIALEAARQGKHLFCEKPLALSLADSREMLQAAEEAGISHMVGFNYRFSPAVQLAKELVESGRLGKIYHFRAFFLQDWILDPSFPLVWRLQKDVAGSGSHGDLGAHLIDLARFLVGEFKEVIGMSETFIKQRPLASEMTGLTAKGNSGTDAPMGEVTVDDATLFLARFENGAVGSFEATRFAAGHRSTNSFEINGSLGSVRFDFERMNELEVYFTKDEEDVQGFRRVLATDAAHKYAEAWWPAGHTIGFEHTFTHEMLELVTAISEGRQPQPSFHDGVACQAVLEAVERSVTERRWVGLEEM; encoded by the coding sequence ATGTCAAAACGTCTTCGTGTCGGAATGGTAGGATACAAATTCATGGGAAAGGCCCACAGCAACGCTTACCGCGCTCTGCCGATGTTCTTCCCTTCGGCTCCGCTCCAGCCTGAGATGTCCGTGATCTGCGGACGGAGCGAGCAGGGAGTTCAAGCGGCTGCTCAGCAGTTCGGATGGGCTGAAAGCGTAACGGACTGGCGGGAGCTCGTGAAGCGCGACGACATCGACCTGATCGATATCAACGCGCCGAGCGACGCGCACAAGGAAATCGCGCTAGAAGCGGCACGGCAGGGCAAGCACCTCTTCTGCGAAAAACCGCTGGCGCTTTCGCTGGCGGATTCCCGCGAAATGCTTCAGGCAGCGGAGGAAGCGGGCATTTCCCACATGGTCGGATTCAACTATCGCTTCTCTCCGGCCGTGCAGTTGGCGAAGGAGCTGGTGGAGAGCGGACGTCTCGGCAAAATTTATCATTTCCGCGCGTTCTTCCTTCAGGACTGGATTCTCGATCCATCGTTCCCGCTCGTTTGGCGCCTGCAAAAAGACGTGGCCGGGTCCGGTTCGCACGGCGATCTTGGTGCTCACCTGATCGATCTGGCGCGTTTCCTGGTCGGCGAATTCAAGGAAGTCATCGGCATGAGCGAAACGTTTATCAAACAGCGTCCGCTGGCTTCGGAAATGACCGGACTGACCGCTAAAGGCAATTCGGGCACCGATGCGCCGATGGGCGAAGTTACGGTGGATGATGCGACCTTGTTCCTCGCACGTTTTGAGAACGGTGCGGTGGGCAGTTTCGAGGCGACTCGTTTTGCGGCAGGCCATCGCAGCACCAATTCGTTCGAGATCAACGGCAGCTTGGGCAGCGTGCGCTTCGATTTCGAACGCATGAACGAGTTGGAAGTGTACTTCACGAAGGATGAGGAAGATGTGCAAGGTTTCCGGCGCGTGCTTGCGACCGATGCGGCGCATAAGTATGCCGAGGCTTGGTGGCCGGCTGGGCACACGATCGGCTTCGAGCATACGTTCACGCATGAAATGCTGGAACTGGTGACGGCAATCTCCGAAGGACGCCAGCCTCAGCCAAGCTTCCATGACGGCGTAGCTTGTCAGGCCGTATTGGAAGCCGTGGAACGTTCCGTAACGGAACGGCGTTGGGTCGGACTGGAAGAAATGTAG
- a CDS encoding FAD binding domain-containing protein, with amino-acid sequence MAVPVYGSGARPHVWQPADLDELQMAKQRCGDNFIFVAGGTLLRTQWEGGIAPFPRHLISLERIAEASGIFVEEDRLVLGALNTLNECAANPLLQRFPLVQDAARAIAAPSIRNLATIGGNVVSGVGDAIPALLVYDAGLQWMTDAGIQVQSLSSWLAEMKTGKHDPHRMLLAVQLPLSSANGIGTACQEQPLTLKQVSFFRKLGRRETFTASLVTITYHGLIGSDGRWIEVRIAAGGGSGLAMRLNETEALLGGKVADIQQSTALSQAAASEFLTYGDAFATDLYRSQAAGNLLGGGLWEALGRS; translated from the coding sequence ATGGCTGTTCCTGTATACGGATCGGGTGCAAGACCACACGTATGGCAGCCCGCAGACCTGGATGAGCTGCAAATGGCAAAACAACGCTGTGGCGATAACTTTATATTTGTGGCGGGCGGCACGCTGCTTCGCACGCAGTGGGAAGGCGGGATCGCCCCTTTCCCCCGGCATCTCATCAGCCTTGAACGAATTGCGGAGGCATCCGGGATTTTCGTAGAAGAGGACCGGCTTGTGCTCGGGGCGCTGAATACGTTGAATGAATGTGCGGCGAATCCATTGTTGCAGCGGTTCCCGCTGGTGCAGGATGCCGCGAGGGCCATTGCGGCCCCATCGATTCGCAACCTGGCGACGATTGGCGGCAATGTGGTGTCCGGCGTAGGCGATGCTATTCCGGCCTTATTGGTATATGACGCAGGCTTGCAGTGGATGACGGACGCGGGCATACAGGTTCAGAGCCTTTCTTCTTGGCTGGCGGAAATGAAGACGGGGAAACACGATCCTCATCGCATGCTGCTGGCCGTTCAGCTCCCTCTGAGTTCGGCAAACGGAATCGGGACTGCATGCCAGGAACAGCCGTTGACATTGAAGCAGGTTTCATTCTTCCGTAAGCTGGGCCGACGGGAGACGTTCACTGCTTCGCTGGTCACCATTACTTATCACGGACTCATCGGGTCAGACGGACGCTGGATCGAAGTTCGCATTGCGGCAGGCGGAGGATCCGGTTTGGCGATGCGCCTCAACGAAACGGAGGCACTGCTTGGCGGCAAGGTAGCGGACATTCAACAGTCAACAGCGCTGAGCCAGGCTGCAGCTTCCGAATTCTTGACCTATGGAGACGCATTTGCCACAGACCTCTACCGCAGCCAGGCGGCGGGCAATCTGCTGGGAGGCGGCTTGTGGGAAGCACTTGGCCGATCATAA
- a CDS encoding DUF4234 domain-containing protein: MVANRSVALSVILTLITCGLYGLYWFYTITEDTGRLSGDRDFTGGKHLLLSIITCGIWTFIWSYQVGKHLAYVQQQRSQYITDNSVLYLVLSLFGLGIINYALMQSELNKYSYAPH; the protein is encoded by the coding sequence ATGGTAGCAAATCGAAGCGTAGCGTTATCGGTAATACTTACTCTAATTACTTGCGGTTTGTATGGACTGTACTGGTTCTATACGATTACCGAGGATACAGGGAGACTTAGCGGAGATCGAGACTTCACCGGCGGCAAACATCTTCTGCTCTCCATTATCACGTGCGGGATCTGGACCTTCATCTGGTCTTACCAGGTGGGTAAACATCTGGCTTATGTGCAGCAGCAGCGTTCCCAATACATAACGGATAACTCCGTACTCTATCTGGTGCTCAGCCTGTTCGGCTTGGGAATTATCAACTACGCGCTCATGCAGTCGGAACTGAACAAGTATTCGTATGCTCCGCATTAA